The DNA segment TTGATTGCCGTATACGAATCTCCTGTTTCCCCAGCAATAATACAAGGGTCCGTTGGTAAAGGAGGATTACTTCCGGGAAGGCATTTAAACCATGTATGCGTTCCGTAAAGCTGCGGAAAGCCGTCATTAAGCTGTACTGATGCGCCATCACAAACATTATATACACCGGGAGCCGTTTCTTCAAAAGTTCCGGGCTGGAAATCTGCCATCATAAATGGAAGCCCGTACGCATAGCCGTCTGCAAGAACCGCAGCGCTTTCTGCAGTACAGTCATTCTGCGTCACCTCAACCTTGAAGTAGTACAGCATATCATCATTCCCGTTGATGGTTAAAGTCTGGGATGTGGCACCGGGAATTGCTACCCAGGGATTATTATTGGGTGCTTGCCAATCCCACTGCTGTCTGTACCATTGGTACGTTCCATATGTTTGGGTGGTAGAAAGGGTTTCCGTCTCCGTATTGCAGAAAACTATTTTTTCCGGAAACAGAGTGCCCAGTCTTGGACTGGTAATTTCAGGGGTACATTGTTGTGCTTTCAGCTGTAAAAAACTTAAAAATAAAAAACTTAAAAAAATTAGTTTTGTTTTCATATACAATTATTTTTGTGATTTAAATATGTTAATCCAATAATATCCTTACTCCGAATTTTACATTAAAATTCAGCGGTTTTTCTTTATAAATCGTTTTTAGTGAACTGTTATCTTTAAAATGATAACCAACTCCGGGCTCAGCATAAATACCTATATATTTTACCACCTTAAACTGAACTCCTACAGCCGAATTCACAGAAACCTGAACTGGTTTTTCACGAATATCTTCTTTGATCTCCTGCTTTATCGCGCCATCTACAATATATTTCGTTTTGATATCGCCGGAAACTGCTTTTTCAACAGTACCTCCTCCTGTGAGATAGCCCGTAAAAGCGCCTTTCTGAATAACATTATAGTTTACCTGAACCGGAATTCCCACGTAGTGAATATTCTGCTCACTGCTGATAAAATCCGACTGACTTCCGGAGGTTAGCTCCGCGGAAAGCTTAGTATAATTAATCCCTGTTCCGATGCTCCACTTTTTTCCTAAATTTTTATAGACAGAAGCACCAAAAGTTAGCGGTGTTTTATGCCTGATGGTGGCATCAACTTTTTTATCCTGATTAGCCAGAAGAATGGACATCAGCGGATCTTCACCAGATCCCAGACTCCACATTTCAGGAAGAGAAGGTGTGGCTCCGGTGAGTGAGGCATAACCCGGGAACTGATCGGTAGAATTTGAAGAGGCGTTTCCTGTTCCCAAACCCAGCATCCAGTTTCTTTTTGCTTTATTGAATGCCAGCTTTTTCGCTTCAGATTCTTCCTTCTTTTTTCTTTCTTCTTTTGTCATCAAAGGATAGGTTTCTTCAACAAACGGGTTTTCCGTAGTAGTTCCTTTATTTTCTTTCTGAGTTAATTTATTTTCAGAAAATATTTCATTTTCAAGATCAATTTCTGATTTGTCAACCAGATTAATTCCCGATGAAAAAGTTATCCCCGTTAAAGAATTTTTAAGATATTCCTGTCCTGAATTCTTCTTTTGCTTTCCTTTTTGTTCAGGGCTAAAAAACTGGTTTCCAAAGTCTTTTTCGGAATAATTTGCTACTGGATTAGATATTGGTTTTTCCTGAAAATTATCTTCTACAGTATATTGTTTTTTAATTTCAGGTTGATGTTTTTTTCCGGTAAAATCAAATAGCCCGCCCAGAATCAAGAATACAATAACTGTCGCAGCAACACCGACAATACGATACATTAGCGGCCGGTTAAATTCAACAACAGCCTTCTGCGCTTTGAGATCATTCGGAACGGAACTGGGAATGCCGTTGTTCTCGTCCTCCACAAATAATTCTTCCCTGATATTTTTCCACAATCCATCAGGAACATCTTCTGTGTGATCTTCCATTTTCCTGCGCAGATCATTTAACCATTCATTACTCATATTGCGCTGTTTTAGACATTTTATATTCTTTTATTTTCCGGGCAAGCATTGATTTGGCCCTGTGCAACTGCGATGCTGAGGAATTTTCGGCAATCCCCAGTATCTCTGCGATTTCCTTATGACTTTTTTCTTCAAAAACAAAAAGGTTGAACACAGTCCTGTACCCATCAGGAAGCGTCCGGATCATTTCCATAATTTCATGCTGTGAAATTTCGTCCAGATCAGGTTCTTCTTCTATTTCAACATCCGGAATATCAGTTTCATCAGCTACGATTTTAAAATCTGAATTTTGTTTAATGTGCTGTAAAGATTCATTGACTGTAATTCTGCTGGCCCAGGCTTTCAGAGAACCATTTCCTCGGTATTCAAAAGAATCTATTGAGCGAAACATTCTGATAAAGCTGTTCTGTAAAACATCATTCACATGATCCCTGTCAATGATATATCTCGAACACACATAGGCAAGACTACCTGAATAAGCCTCAAAAAGCTCTTTCCAGGCCGCTTCTTCTTTTTGCAAAAGGCGGCTAACCAAAATTTGTTCGTTGTTTTCTTTCATTGACTATATGATATCACTCCGATGCTGTCAGTCATTTAACATAATACAAAGATAGGCGGCCTCAAACTGAAGCCGGCCTATCTGCAAAAAACTACTATTTAATTCTTTATACTGATTGGAACTTCATATTTTATGATCTGATAAGGAGTGACCTCTGTCTCTCCGACAGTTATTTTTTCCGCTTCCCAGGCAAATCTCAGGGAAGTATCATATCCTACATAAAAACCT comes from the Chryseobacterium nepalense genome and includes:
- a CDS encoding T9SS type A sorting domain-containing protein codes for the protein MKTKLIFLSFLFLSFLQLKAQQCTPEITSPRLGTLFPEKIVFCNTETETLSTTQTYGTYQWYRQQWDWQAPNNNPWVAIPGATSQTLTINGNDDMLYYFKVEVTQNDCTAESAAVLADGYAYGLPFMMADFQPGTFEETAPGVYNVCDGASVQLNDGFPQLYGTHTWFKCLPGSNPPLPTDPCIIAGETGDSYTAINSGTFGFYACTEYCPDQCEMLSDFAFITLNFGNFSFCSNLGTGETKPKENNLSVYPNPASQVIYIGKESDKKYPEVSIIDMSGKLVLQKKDHQFSEAIDVSAMVPGTYFIVSKSADGKIYKNKFIKK
- a CDS encoding outer membrane beta-barrel protein; this encodes MSNEWLNDLRRKMEDHTEDVPDGLWKNIREELFVEDENNGIPSSVPNDLKAQKAVVEFNRPLMYRIVGVAATVIVFLILGGLFDFTGKKHQPEIKKQYTVEDNFQEKPISNPVANYSEKDFGNQFFSPEQKGKQKKNSGQEYLKNSLTGITFSSGINLVDKSEIDLENEIFSENKLTQKENKGTTTENPFVEETYPLMTKEERKKKEESEAKKLAFNKAKRNWMLGLGTGNASSNSTDQFPGYASLTGATPSLPEMWSLGSGEDPLMSILLANQDKKVDATIRHKTPLTFGASVYKNLGKKWSIGTGINYTKLSAELTSGSQSDFISSEQNIHYVGIPVQVNYNVIQKGAFTGYLTGGGTVEKAVSGDIKTKYIVDGAIKQEIKEDIREKPVQVSVNSAVGVQFKVVKYIGIYAEPGVGYHFKDNSSLKTIYKEKPLNFNVKFGVRILLD
- a CDS encoding RNA polymerase sigma factor encodes the protein MKENNEQILVSRLLQKEEAAWKELFEAYSGSLAYVCSRYIIDRDHVNDVLQNSFIRMFRSIDSFEYRGNGSLKAWASRITVNESLQHIKQNSDFKIVADETDIPDVEIEEEPDLDEISQHEIMEMIRTLPDGYRTVFNLFVFEEKSHKEIAEILGIAENSSASQLHRAKSMLARKIKEYKMSKTAQYE